The following are encoded together in the Notolabrus celidotus isolate fNotCel1 chromosome 9, fNotCel1.pri, whole genome shotgun sequence genome:
- the LOC117819013 gene encoding proepiregulin-like: MGNSKPPALLSIIGVMLLWPYALTRSVSSRLQTEDSNLLSAGQEEERPHVVKRSTQTCDSTFDSYCLNDGKCMLLVDINEHHCKCDSGFYGPRCSQMELVVQPIGEEQIILTVFCVSLLLIGLAGALYFCCKWYKKNRFSRPPKRQGYKGVQTA, translated from the exons ATGGGGAACAGCAAACCTCCAGCGCTCCTCTCAATTATCG GTGTCATGCTGCTTTGGCCGTATGCTCTCACCAGGAGCGTCTCATCCAGACTTCAAACTGAAGACAGCAACCTTCTCTCTGCAG GTCAGGAAGAAGAGCGCCCTCATGTGGTGAAACGGTCAACACAGACATGTGATAGCACATTTGACAGTTACTGTCTGAACGACGGCAAGTGTATGCTGCTGGTGGACATCAACGAACACCACTGCAA GTGTGACAGTGGCTTCTATGGGCCCAGGTGTAGCCAAATGGAGCTGGTGGTTCAGCCAATAGGAGAGGAGCAGATCATCCTCACTGTGTTCTGTGTGAGTCTGCTGCTGATCGGTCTGGCTGGAGCACTGTACTTCTGCTGCAAGTG GTATAAGAAAAACAGATTCTCCCGTCCCCCGAAGCGGCAGGGCTACAAAGGAGTCCAGACTGCTTAG
- the epgn gene encoding epigen yields MFTHRQMSMEKAVLSAVAMLLLLTSAGQSAILTDIPHTTEAPTLSNSSLTTELSNSTMELPQVLRTHRSCGAEHENYCENGGECMYPQDSDKPFCICTSSYSGIRCLFFVSNTHTLPELEQLIGISFGVLMLLVVLAIIFYCCAYRKCIKSAPLIKSAPSESSV; encoded by the exons AtgtttacacacagacagatgagCATGGAGAAGG CCGTCCTCTCAGCAGTAGCAATGCTACTTCTCCTGACCTCAGCCGGACAATCTGCGATCCTGACCGACATTCCTCACACCACAGAAGCTCCGACTCTGTCAAACTCATCTCTGACTACAGAGCTCAGTAACA GCACTATGGAGCTCCCTCAGGTTCTGCGCACACACCGGTCATGTGGAGCTGAACATGAAAACTACTGTGAGAATGGTGGAGAGTGCATGTACCCCCAAGACAGCGACAAACCTTTCTGCAT ctgcaCATCCTCGTACAGTGGGATTCGCTGCCTCTTCTTCGTCTCCAACACTCACACCCTACCTGAGCTGGAGCAACTGATTGGCATCAGTTTTGGGGTTTTGATGCTCCTTGTTGTCCTGGCCATCATCTTTTACTGCTGTGCCTATAGAAA GTGTATAAAATCAGCGCCGCTCATAAAATCTGCACCGTCTGAATCGTCTGTGTGA